In the Candidatus Binataceae bacterium genome, one interval contains:
- a CDS encoding NADH-quinone oxidoreductase subunit M, with protein sequence MSHPLTLITFIPLIGMVLILACPRGQEKFIRWIAAAATLAQVLIAAWLYAKFDTATAAIQFTEHCAWIPAYHIFYFLGVDGISISMVLLTAIICFISVFASFSIERGERGYYALLLLLDTGMMGVFVALDFFLFYIFWEVMLLPMYFLIGIWGGPRREYAAIKFFLYTLLGSVLILLAMLGLYYYGATPTFDMIELAANSGSYSMTFQRVAWIALFIGFAIKIPAFPFHTWLPDAHVEAPTAISVILAGVLLKMGTYGILRINFSILPAASHEFAFWALGAIGTINIVYGALCAMAQSDYKKLIAYSSVSHMGYVMLGMAALTTAGLNGAVLQMFNHGTITAMLFLLVGVIYDRTHHREIAGFGGLASQMPMYAALTGFAFFAAMGLPGLSAFISEVLVLIGAWQPYPVLTVLGAGTAILTAGYMLWTFQRIYLGPLNEKYKTLGDLTLREAFTLVPLAIIVLILGVYPHAILDLLGVSLNHVNQVVLMAHAPAAAAGAP encoded by the coding sequence ATGAGTCATCCGCTGACCCTGATCACCTTTATCCCGCTCATCGGAATGGTCCTGATCCTCGCATGCCCCCGAGGCCAGGAGAAATTCATCCGCTGGATCGCGGCCGCGGCCACCCTGGCGCAAGTGCTTATCGCAGCATGGCTCTATGCCAAGTTCGATACCGCGACGGCGGCCATTCAATTCACCGAGCATTGCGCCTGGATTCCGGCCTATCACATTTTTTATTTTCTCGGCGTTGACGGGATCAGCATCTCGATGGTTCTGCTGACCGCGATCATCTGCTTCATCTCGGTGTTCGCGAGTTTCAGCATCGAACGCGGCGAACGCGGCTACTATGCGCTGTTGCTGTTGCTCGACACCGGCATGATGGGCGTGTTCGTGGCGCTCGATTTTTTCCTGTTCTACATCTTCTGGGAGGTGATGCTGCTGCCGATGTACTTCCTCATCGGCATCTGGGGCGGACCGCGGCGCGAGTACGCAGCGATCAAGTTTTTTCTCTACACGCTGCTCGGCTCGGTGCTGATCCTGCTCGCGATGCTGGGGCTGTACTATTACGGGGCGACGCCGACCTTCGACATGATCGAGCTTGCGGCCAATTCCGGCAGCTACTCGATGACCTTTCAGCGCGTGGCCTGGATCGCGCTGTTCATCGGTTTCGCGATCAAGATTCCGGCGTTTCCGTTCCACACCTGGCTGCCCGATGCGCATGTCGAGGCGCCCACCGCGATCAGCGTCATCCTGGCCGGCGTGCTGCTCAAGATGGGCACCTACGGCATCCTGCGCATCAACTTTTCGATCCTGCCGGCGGCGAGCCATGAATTCGCTTTCTGGGCGCTCGGCGCGATCGGCACGATCAACATCGTGTACGGCGCACTGTGCGCGATGGCGCAGAGCGACTATAAAAAACTCATCGCTTATTCCTCGGTCAGCCACATGGGTTACGTGATGCTCGGGATGGCGGCGCTGACCACGGCCGGATTGAACGGCGCGGTGCTGCAGATGTTCAATCACGGAACGATCACCGCGATGCTCTTTCTGCTGGTCGGGGTGATCTACGATCGCACGCACCATCGCGAGATCGCGGGCTTCGGCGGCCTCGCGAGCCAGATGCCAATGTATGCCGCGCTCACCGGCTTCGCGTTCTTCGCCGCGATGGGCTTGCCTGGGCTCTCGGCCTTCATCTCCGAGGTGCTGGTGCTGATCGGCGCATGGCAGCCCTACCCGGTGCTGACCGTGCTTGGCGCAGGCACCGCGATACTGACCGCGGGCTACATGCTGTGGACTTTCCAGCGTATCTATCTCGGCCCGCTCAACGAGAAATACAAGACGCTTGGCGACCTCACGCTGCGCGAGGCCTTCACCCTCGTCCCGCTCGCGATCATCGTGCTGATCCTCGGCGTTTATCCGCACGCCATCCTCGACCTGCTCGGCGTCTCGTTAAATCACGTCAACCAGGTCGTGCTAATGGCGCATGCGCCGGCGGCCGCCGCCGGGGCGCCATGA
- the nuoL gene encoding NADH-quinone oxidoreductase subunit L — MEHPLAADFVRWIVLLPLLGAAVNFFAGAHIQREFGKRAISVVGCGTVAAAFAIAVYAWVRMLAAAPADRFMLDDLWRWIHVGPLNLDIALSLDPLSMLMVLIITGVGGLIHLYSTGYMHEDESYWRFFAWLNLFTFAMLVLVLADNLWLMFVGWEGVGLCSFALIGFWYKELANTAAGNKAFIVNRVGDWAFVVALYALFTGLGAVGHPTLVIREVARFAPALAGAPGYFGMSLVTFVTLLLFAGATGKSAQIPLHVWLPDAMAGPTPVSALIHAATMVTAGVYMVARLNFLFSMAPATMLAIATVGSLTAFFAATIGTTQDDIKKVLAYSTVSQLGYMFAAVGVGAYVDGVFHLMTHAFFKACLFLGAGSVIHAMGGVQDMRLMGGLRERLPITCWTFLAATLALCGVPPFAGFMSKDAIIWDSFAHGHPLLWALLWIGAGITAFYMFRQVYMTFFGEFRGSHEQEHHLHESPPSMTLALVVLGALSMIGGFVRLPAFIERLDPFGHPFANFLAPVFAAPATRQVVESAAENRGAEAGLALLSLAMVGAGWFLADLIYRQGSTACDWVGELWGGALYRAVLNKYYVDEAYAAGPVAATLETSRAAAWFDFHVIDWMVNFAATLTVVGSWFSGLLDRYVVDGLVNLISNVTLDAGRRMRRLQTGSINGYLYGILAAVTFALIVRAMLRT; from the coding sequence ATGGAGCATCCGCTCGCGGCCGATTTCGTGCGCTGGATCGTGTTGCTGCCGCTGCTTGGCGCGGCGGTGAACTTTTTCGCCGGCGCGCACATCCAGCGCGAATTCGGCAAGCGCGCGATAAGCGTTGTCGGATGCGGCACAGTGGCGGCGGCTTTCGCAATTGCCGTTTACGCCTGGGTCCGGATGCTGGCGGCGGCGCCCGCCGATCGCTTCATGCTCGACGACCTGTGGCGATGGATTCACGTCGGACCGCTGAACCTCGACATCGCGCTCTCGCTCGACCCGCTCTCGATGCTGATGGTGTTGATCATCACCGGCGTCGGCGGCCTGATTCACCTCTACTCGACCGGCTACATGCACGAGGACGAGTCCTACTGGCGCTTCTTCGCGTGGCTCAATCTGTTTACGTTCGCGATGCTGGTGCTGGTGCTGGCGGACAATCTTTGGCTGATGTTCGTCGGCTGGGAAGGCGTGGGATTGTGCTCCTTCGCGCTGATCGGTTTCTGGTACAAGGAACTCGCCAATACCGCTGCCGGGAACAAGGCGTTTATCGTCAATCGCGTTGGCGACTGGGCGTTCGTGGTCGCGCTCTATGCGTTGTTCACCGGACTCGGCGCGGTCGGCCATCCGACCCTGGTCATCCGCGAAGTCGCCCGCTTCGCGCCGGCGCTTGCCGGAGCGCCGGGTTACTTCGGGATGTCGCTGGTCACCTTCGTAACGCTGCTGCTGTTCGCGGGCGCGACCGGAAAGTCGGCGCAGATTCCGCTGCATGTCTGGCTGCCTGACGCGATGGCGGGGCCGACTCCGGTAAGCGCGCTGATCCATGCGGCCACGATGGTGACGGCGGGCGTGTACATGGTGGCGCGGCTCAATTTCCTCTTCTCGATGGCGCCGGCGACGATGCTCGCGATCGCGACGGTTGGCTCGCTGACCGCGTTCTTCGCCGCCACCATCGGCACCACGCAGGACGACATCAAGAAGGTGCTGGCCTATTCGACCGTGAGCCAGCTCGGCTACATGTTTGCGGCGGTCGGCGTCGGCGCCTACGTTGACGGCGTCTTTCACCTGATGACGCACGCGTTCTTCAAGGCCTGCCTGTTCCTCGGCGCGGGTTCGGTGATTCACGCGATGGGCGGGGTGCAGGACATGCGGCTGATGGGCGGCCTGCGCGAGCGGCTGCCGATCACCTGCTGGACTTTTCTTGCCGCGACGCTCGCGCTCTGCGGCGTTCCGCCGTTTGCGGGCTTCATGTCGAAGGACGCGATCATCTGGGACAGCTTCGCGCACGGCCATCCGCTGCTCTGGGCGCTCCTGTGGATCGGCGCAGGAATCACGGCCTTCTACATGTTCCGCCAGGTCTATATGACCTTCTTCGGCGAGTTCCGCGGGTCGCACGAACAGGAGCATCATCTGCACGAATCGCCGCCGTCGATGACGCTCGCGCTGGTGGTGCTGGGCGCGCTTTCGATGATCGGCGGCTTCGTAAGATTGCCGGCGTTTATCGAGCGACTCGATCCTTTCGGCCATCCGTTTGCTAATTTCCTCGCGCCCGTGTTCGCCGCGCCCGCGACGCGGCAGGTGGTTGAATCCGCCGCCGAGAACCGCGGCGCCGAGGCCGGCCTGGCGCTGCTGTCGCTCGCGATGGTTGGCGCAGGATGGTTCCTGGCCGATCTCATCTATCGCCAGGGCTCGACCGCCTGTGATTGGGTCGGCGAACTGTGGGGCGGCGCGCTCTATCGCGCAGTGTTGAACAAGTACTACGTTGACGAGGCGTACGCGGCAGGCCCGGTCGCCGCGACGCTCGAGACTTCGCGCGCCGCGGCCTGGTTCGATTTCCACGTAATCGACTGGATGGTCAACTTCGCCGCCACGCTGACTGTTGTCGGTTCGTGGTTCTCGGGGCTGCTCGACCGCTACGTGGTTGACGGACTGGTCAATCTCATCTCCAACGTGACGCTGGATGCGGGTCGGCGGATGCGGCGGCTGCAGACCGGCTCGATCAACGGTTACCTGTACGGAATTCTGGCGGCGGTTACGTTCGCCCTCATCGTTCGCGCGATGCTGCGGACCTGA
- the nuoK gene encoding NADH-quinone oxidoreductase subunit NuoK — protein sequence MAGGITLDHFLVLGLILFLLGSYCVLTRRNAIGILMGIELILNAANINYLAFAYFGGARYDGQIFAIFVIMLAAAEAVIGLAVILAIYQNLRTIDVDATETLSG from the coding sequence ATGGCCGGAGGAATTACGCTCGACCATTTCCTGGTGCTGGGGCTGATCCTGTTTCTGCTCGGGTCCTACTGCGTGCTGACGCGGCGCAACGCGATCGGCATCCTGATGGGTATCGAGCTGATCCTGAACGCCGCGAATATCAACTATCTCGCCTTCGCCTACTTTGGGGGCGCGCGCTACGACGGACAGATCTTTGCGATCTTCGTAATCATGCTGGCGGCGGCGGAGGCGGTCATCGGGCTCGCCGTGATCCTCGCCATCTACCAGAACCTGCGGACGATCGACGTCGATGCCACCGAGACGCTCAGCGGCTGA
- a CDS encoding NADH-quinone oxidoreductase subunit J yields MLNPLAAQIVFYVIAAVTVGFAALVAFSRNIVYSAFALVGALMGVAGIYILLAADFVAMVQVLLYVGGIVVLTIFAVMLTQGIGDVAVSNRAAGPFAGLSVVALAGAVMLYATLRTPWHVASAIEVSATTYSVGNAFLGAYVLPFEIASLVLLAALIGAVVISRQDPVPGQNSAPSRDATTAPPGAAADKGEG; encoded by the coding sequence ATGCTGAACCCGCTCGCAGCGCAAATAGTCTTCTACGTCATTGCCGCGGTCACCGTCGGCTTTGCAGCGCTGGTCGCGTTCTCACGCAACATCGTTTACTCGGCGTTTGCGTTGGTCGGCGCCCTGATGGGAGTCGCCGGGATCTATATTCTGCTTGCGGCGGACTTCGTCGCGATGGTGCAGGTACTGCTTTACGTGGGCGGGATCGTGGTGCTGACGATTTTTGCCGTGATGCTGACCCAGGGAATTGGGGATGTTGCCGTTTCGAATCGGGCGGCGGGACCATTCGCGGGCTTGAGCGTGGTGGCACTCGCGGGAGCGGTGATGCTGTATGCGACATTGCGGACGCCGTGGCATGTCGCGTCAGCTATCGAGGTCTCGGCGACGACCTACAGCGTAGGCAACGCCTTTTTAGGCGCGTATGTGCTGCCGTTCGAGATCGCCTCGCTGGTTTTGTTGGCGGCGCTGATCGGCGCGGTCGTTATCTCGCGCCAGGACCCGGTGCCTGGTCAGAACTCCGCGCCATCTCGGGATGCCACAACAGCGCCGCCGGGCGCGGCTGCGGACAAGGGTGAAGGCTAA
- a CDS encoding 4Fe-4S binding protein: MASGYFRHIRDAVVTIFDGMAVSASHLIRRPYTIQYPDRTPVRVQDTLPFRYRGILDVDLEICTGCLACERACPIDCIVIVCEKNAQTRELTISQFDIDIAKCMYCGLCSEPCPTGSIHHTTEFEGADFSLESLIRRFVPEPLVAYKVKKGPEPDVHVGHLLERGMRYVEEWAQPGGKPPAAPAGSAPSAAGAAAKAAAPAAPPKPASPPAGGAAAAVGVKPASAAAPSATPPAAGASAPAGPVAAKPQGPAAEAAETTASAAGPNSGKDEPEPA, translated from the coding sequence GTGGCAAGCGGATACTTTCGCCATATCAGGGACGCCGTCGTCACCATCTTCGACGGCATGGCGGTGAGCGCGTCGCATCTGATCCGCCGCCCCTACACGATTCAGTACCCGGATCGCACGCCGGTGCGCGTGCAGGACACGCTGCCCTTCCGCTATCGCGGTATCCTCGACGTTGACCTGGAAATTTGTACGGGATGCCTCGCGTGCGAGCGTGCCTGTCCGATCGATTGCATCGTTATCGTGTGCGAGAAAAATGCGCAGACCCGCGAATTGACGATCTCGCAGTTCGATATCGACATCGCCAAATGCATGTATTGCGGGCTCTGCAGCGAGCCGTGCCCCACCGGATCGATCCATCATACGACCGAATTCGAGGGCGCTGACTTTTCGCTCGAGAGCCTGATTCGCCGCTTCGTACCCGAGCCGCTGGTGGCCTACAAGGTCAAGAAGGGTCCCGAGCCCGACGTCCATGTCGGGCATCTGCTGGAGCGCGGCATGCGTTACGTCGAGGAATGGGCGCAGCCGGGCGGCAAGCCGCCCGCCGCGCCGGCAGGGTCAGCGCCGTCCGCCGCCGGGGCCGCGGCGAAGGCGGCGGCCCCGGCGGCGCCGCCGAAGCCTGCCTCGCCGCCGGCGGGCGGCGCCGCCGCGGCAGTTGGCGTGAAACCCGCTTCCGCAGCGGCGCCGTCCGCCACTCCGCCCGCGGCGGGCGCATCCGCGCCCGCCGGCCCCGTTGCCGCAAAGCCGCAGGGTCCGGCAGCCGAAGCGGCGGAGACCACCGCTTCGGCAGCCGGTCCTAATTCCGGAAAGGACGAGCCGGAACCGGCATAG
- the nuoH gene encoding NADH-quinone oxidoreductase subunit NuoH: MQNWIDSLIAAGDFGKNPPRDLVYAAFIFALSAVVFLGVAFPFAGIVSWVERRVWARIQSRVGPNRVGPNGSLQWLADGAKHVLKEDVIPDEADPRLFKLAPYLVVLGFVLPWAVMPFSSALILADLNVGILYFTAVTALTVVGVLMAGWASDNKWSLIGGIRSAAQIISYEIPAGMSIFPVVLITGTLSMQGIIRAQEWEPYHWFLFSNPFCFVAAIVLYVSALAEGNRTPFDLPEAESELVAGFATEYSGMRYLLFFFAEWGNMFIAGALITTLYLGGWQAPRLSANPVVMNVLELLSFNVKVLFLVFTSMWVRGTLPRVRIDQMMSLCWKFFVPISFINMIGTAVWVAIWPEGNRVAGYVMFALGVAIAVLFIQRVMYYLRRSRMEMYLHPTI; encoded by the coding sequence ATGCAGAACTGGATCGACAGCCTTATCGCGGCCGGCGACTTCGGAAAAAATCCGCCGCGCGACCTCGTCTATGCGGCCTTCATCTTCGCGCTGAGCGCGGTGGTCTTTCTGGGCGTGGCGTTCCCCTTCGCCGGGATCGTGAGCTGGGTCGAGCGCCGCGTGTGGGCGCGGATCCAGTCGCGCGTCGGCCCCAACCGCGTCGGCCCCAACGGCTCGCTGCAATGGCTGGCCGACGGCGCCAAGCACGTGCTCAAGGAAGACGTCATCCCGGACGAGGCCGACCCCAGGCTGTTCAAGCTCGCGCCCTACCTGGTGGTACTCGGGTTCGTGCTGCCGTGGGCAGTGATGCCGTTTTCCTCGGCGCTCATCCTGGCCGACCTCAACGTCGGCATCCTGTACTTCACCGCGGTAACCGCGCTGACGGTGGTCGGCGTGCTGATGGCCGGTTGGGCGTCGGACAACAAATGGTCGCTGATCGGCGGAATCCGCTCGGCGGCGCAGATTATCAGCTACGAGATTCCCGCCGGGATGTCGATTTTCCCGGTGGTGCTGATCACCGGCACGCTCTCCATGCAGGGGATCATCCGGGCCCAGGAATGGGAGCCTTACCACTGGTTCCTGTTCTCGAATCCGTTCTGCTTCGTCGCGGCGATCGTGCTTTACGTCTCGGCGCTCGCCGAAGGTAATCGCACGCCCTTCGATCTGCCGGAGGCCGAGTCCGAACTGGTTGCGGGGTTTGCGACCGAGTACAGCGGGATGCGCTATCTGCTTTTCTTCTTCGCCGAGTGGGGCAACATGTTCATCGCCGGCGCGCTTATCACGACCTTGTATCTCGGCGGATGGCAGGCGCCGCGGCTGAGCGCGAATCCTGTCGTGATGAACGTGCTCGAGTTGTTGAGCTTCAATGTCAAGGTGCTGTTTCTGGTCTTTACCTCGATGTGGGTGCGGGGCACGCTCCCGCGAGTACGAATCGACCAGATGATGTCGCTTTGCTGGAAGTTCTTTGTCCCGATTTCGTTCATCAATATGATCGGCACCGCGGTGTGGGTGGCAATCTGGCCCGAAGGCAATCGGGTCGCGGGCTATGTAATGTTCGCGTTGGGCGTGGCGATCGCCGTGCTCTTCATCCAGCGCGTAATGTACTATCTCAGGCGCTCACGGATGGAGATGTACCTGCATCCCACGATCTGA
- a CDS encoding NADPH-quinone oxidoreductase, with translation MSDTAEPTLRTEEMTLNMGPQHPSTHGVLRFVIRADGEVMREAVPDVGYLHRSIEKIAEKVGYHGFMPYTDRVDYVCAMFTNQGWAMACEKLANIEVPRRGEYCRVIATEFNRLASHLLTVGLMGMDIGAMTPFLHALREREMINDLIEELCGARLTFNYMRIGGVAWDLPPGWREKALAYLDHLDPILEEYNALFSYNKICIQRLANVAPISAEEAINYNLVGPNLRACGVKWDVRKEMPYSVYPDFDFDVPIGRGEWGTIGDSMDRYMMRIYEMRESSKILRQALTRMPDGPVLAKVVRNLRPPASECQVRVESARGDQGWYVVSDGTGYPWRVHVRTGSFAAMGIIQKLSRGLMIADLVVLIASLDVIAPEIDR, from the coding sequence ATGAGCGACACCGCCGAACCAACGCTGCGCACCGAGGAAATGACCCTCAACATGGGGCCGCAGCATCCCTCGACCCACGGGGTGTTGCGCTTCGTGATCCGCGCCGACGGCGAGGTGATGCGCGAGGCTGTGCCCGACGTCGGTTACCTCCATCGGTCGATTGAAAAGATTGCCGAGAAGGTCGGCTATCACGGGTTCATGCCTTACACCGACCGCGTCGATTACGTGTGCGCGATGTTCACCAACCAGGGCTGGGCGATGGCGTGCGAGAAGCTCGCGAATATCGAAGTCCCGCGCCGCGGCGAGTATTGCCGAGTGATCGCGACGGAGTTCAACCGGCTCGCGTCGCATTTGCTGACCGTCGGTCTGATGGGGATGGATATCGGCGCGATGACGCCGTTTCTGCACGCGCTGCGCGAGCGCGAGATGATAAACGATCTGATCGAGGAGCTCTGCGGCGCGCGGCTTACCTTCAACTACATGCGGATCGGCGGCGTGGCGTGGGACCTGCCGCCGGGATGGCGCGAGAAGGCGCTCGCCTACCTCGACCATCTCGACCCGATCCTCGAGGAATACAACGCGCTCTTCTCCTACAACAAGATTTGCATCCAGCGCCTGGCCAACGTCGCGCCGATCAGCGCCGAGGAGGCGATAAACTACAACCTCGTCGGTCCCAATCTGCGCGCCTGCGGCGTCAAATGGGACGTGCGCAAGGAGATGCCCTACTCAGTCTATCCCGACTTCGATTTCGACGTTCCCATCGGCCGCGGCGAGTGGGGGACGATCGGCGACTCGATGGACCGCTACATGATGCGGATCTACGAGATGCGCGAATCGTCGAAGATCCTCCGCCAGGCGCTGACGCGGATGCCCGACGGTCCGGTGCTGGCCAAGGTGGTGCGCAATCTCAGGCCGCCGGCCAGCGAATGCCAGGTGCGGGTGGAAAGCGCGCGCGGCGACCAGGGATGGTATGTCGTTAGCGACGGCACCGGCTATCCGTGGCGGGTCCACGTGCGCACCGGCTCCTTCGCCGCTATGGGAATCATCCAGAAACTCAGCCGCGGACTGATGATCGCGGACCTCGTGGTGCTCATCGCGAGCCTCGACGTTATCGCGCCGGAGATCGATCGCTAG